The genomic interval TTGCGCCAACAAAACAAATCTCGAGGTTCACGTAAGggtccacaccggagagaggcCTTTCACCTGCCCGCAGTGCGGGAAAGGTTTTACACTCAAAGGGAATCTTAAGACGCACATAAgagtccacaccggagagaggcCGTTCACGTGTCTTCAGTGCGACAAGACCTTTACGTATCAAAGAGATCTGAAACATCATCTGCGAACGCATTCTGAGAAGAAGCTCCAGTGCTTCGAGTGCGGAAAGGGATTTCGGAAAACCGGCAACTTCAGAAAGCACCTGCGCATTCACTCGGGAGGGAGGCGatgtaataaaaaattcatttcGCCGGCGCACTTACAGATACACTTGAAGAGGCGCTATTTGTGCTCCTCGTGTGGAAAGAGGTTTAAATGGCTCAGCGGTTTAAAATGGCACCAGAAAATACGGATCTGTGTGAAATTGAAAATTTCGCCTCCGCTAAACGCGGGCCAAATCTGATTCTCCAGCTTCATGACCGCTTGCCTCCGTGTACTTTTGTCTTGAGGTTTCTTCGTTCTTTTTGTCGTGTACTCACGGGCTTTCACTTCACTTATGTAAAATATTGAGTGCTTATGTAGAGGCATCGCTCCATTCCACGTGTTTATATCTCAGAATCGTAATATTAGTTGAACTTCTGTCTTGCTGTGAATTACTGCATTATTCAGCGTAAGGAAGACtgtaaataaaagaacaaaaactgtATGAAAACCGATAAATATCTGGACTTTGACATGGATGTTGGGCATCATCTGGTGACAAAACTGTAAAAGcacttctgtatttttagcTTATACAATGGACGATGTTAACACAGCGTTACAAAAAAACGCTGGCTAAAGGTTAAAGCAGTACTTCCCTATACATATAGTATATGTATGCTAATGTATAGTATCAGCCTAGTATATTCCATCTGGTAGCGAACACAGGTGTACTAGAAAGTTTAATCTCTGTCCAGTGTCTGCGCCGTTTCTCTCCACAAGGTATAAAAATGTCTTGttaaaatgtcttgtttaaTGTCgtcttgtatttttatgttctaAATAGGGCTGCGAAgtaattattaaacaaacaaaaaaaaattataaaattaattgcaaattaatgagataCACAtgttaacatattaaatattgtgtacattttcattaaaaaaaatcatagaaagaaatattttaagtaaggGAATGTACATCCAACTTGTTGTTATCGCGGGAAAAAATACAGACAGGCTTATCGGCGGCCAATCTCTTCTTTTTTCTGGATCAAAGAcaaatttagtacatttttcaCCCTCCACTTGCTTACTTCTCAACCTacatatttttccatttctttcaaTAATGCCTGtaattcttttagtttttgtatattttcccCATTCTCATTTAATTCCTTTTCCAATTTTtcctttatttctctctccttATTTCATGTGCATCTCTGTATGAACTTGCAGCATAAAACCGTACATAAAGTCCATCATCTCAGTCCTTCTCCCCAAGTCCATTAACGGTTCATATTTATTCACACCCTCAATTGGGACTTCTTTGAGCATTTTTTTAGCCTCTAAATTTGATGTTACCTTTACTGACCTTCTTCTTTtagttgattttatttgtttctcctTCTATTCTCTTTCCTTTACTGCAGCTTGCTCTTGTTCATTACGTTTCTGTTCGTCCAAGACATTTTGCAAACTTTCAATCAACTCGACGTCCTTTTGCGCACCTCTCAGTTCATTCTCCTTTTGATCATTATGTCCCACCACATTTAAATCCTTTGGCAGACTTTCAGCCAGGTCCATCTGTGTCCAAGCTTCCCCGTCCTCCtgcgattcatttttttccctctcatcTTAAACATGACAGAATGTCCAAATGCAGAAAAACTGGTGAAGCAACTGAGATCCATGTGACGCACTAATATAAAGGTTGGAAGAGACTGAGAAACAAACAGGTTAGCTTTTATTCTTAAATTCGAAGTGAGTTAGACTGTATTTGACACTGAGAGGTTCTCTTCACGTGAACAGAGATGGTAAGATCACATGACCAAGCAAATACTGATTCTGTCTTCAAGTGCACCTGAGTAGCTCCTACTTCGAAATTTGTCattcataattacaaaatgtCACAATAAATTGCCAAAAATAATACAGAAGAAGCCTAAATGATACATATcgtaacaataaaaaataatgataaatgcaGATTTTACAAAAGATTGTCATGTccgttatatataataatgttgaaTTCGTTGGAAAATAGGGTGACCAGATTGCTTCTGCTTGGATCTAATAGAAGAAAGTTACTATCTATATACCACAGTTTTGTTATATGACATATTTAAAACCtgtaaaagttttgtttgtgttcagaacacaatttaagatattttagatgataTTTTAGTCTCTCTTTAGATCTAATTTAGTTTGGAAAAAGTAGCTAAGTGTGGATCTACATAGGATCTGGTTTTGATGCCgtgttttctttactttagaCCTGATGGCTCTGCAAGAGGAGAGCAAGAAAGAAGAACTGAATCAAAAGTAAGATAAAAATCAGGATGAGAAACCCCATGATTTCAAGAATGGAGAATGCTCCTTAAACACTGAAAAGACTCCTTCACAAAAAAGTCAGAGCACCGACTCGAACAATTTCACCTGCTGTCAGTGTAGTAGGAGTTTCAATGGTAAGCAAAACCTTGAAGtccacatgagagttcacacctTACACCTGCAATCTGTGCggacagattttatttattttaattttttttgtgtgtgagcgGGACTTTTGTTTTGGCCCGTCGATGTGACGTCACAAGGCTGCGCCGCGCTGCGTGCGTCTGTTGTGAATCGGCCGAAgaaaggtttgtgtgtgtgtgtgtgtttttttttttaaccatttaaagtTTTGAAACGCGCGCGAACCGTCCACGTCTGTCCTACACTTCCTTCAGCGGGCGACGCGAAATTCAGCGGTCTTTCGTGTAACGCGGCGATACTTCGTCTGACGTTAACGCTCGTTGTTTCGCGCGAGCGGTGCGCGTGCGTTCACGAGTTACAGAAAAGGCGCGTCTCGAGTCGGTTCGACCGCAAACGCGGATTCAGCTTTGTTTTGTAAATCCGAGTCAACCGAACCAAGCGCTTCTCGAAATGATTCGCCGTGTAGCGCTCGAATCTCCGCGCGCTGGCGACACCTCGTCGAAATAGCGTATAAACAAACGCCAGGCGTTTCGAGTAAAGCCTCAGTCCCTTAAAGCGCCATCTCTTCTTACCTCCCAGcaactaaatgcaaataaagctCGTAGCTAAACGCGAAGAGTCTGTAAAGTTTGTGTTCCTTTTAATCGCAGCTAAACCTAGTTTCCAATCTAGTTTGGGTTTGTTTCTGTTACTCGCCCTTGTCTTAAACTTGAATGTGCTTCTAAACACACAGGATAAAAACCTCTGGTCGAAGCGGATGAGGTTCATGCGACGCGCCGTTAAGAAGATGGCGTTCATTAAAGTGGAAAGCGAAGACATGATGATCGAAGAAGCGTTCAGAGTCAAGCATGAAGACGCTGAACAACTGACTGGTTGGTTTCCATCCTCCAAGCTGAATTCAGTCGTCTCCTCCGTAACGGAAATGAACGACCGAGTGTCTTAATTGAAGCTGGTCTGTATGTATTGAGTGGGTTGGCTTGTGGAGATCACCTGAGCAAATACGAAAGCCGTCTTGAAGTTCGTTTATAGTGGCTCGTTTCCACTGAGCAAGACCGCTACGCCACCAAACTATACGACCAGGAGCAAATAAAAGATGCACCTGTTAAATGCAGTTACCCAAAATTGATTGTATCTAACGTTCGGTCGCTACAGAGACGTCAGAAGAACTAGCCAAGCTCGAGGCTGCCCACCCGGAGCTACGACAACGACGTAGATGCtgtctttatttaaagaaaccTGCAGATTTGGGTTTTAAACAACTGCTTTCTCGGctaaaaaactgttaaaactaCACTGTCGTGACAAAATAAGAATGCAATTAGTGGGTTTTGGGCCAACGATGTTTCACCACGAGAGAACAAGAAAGATTGCATAAGTGACAATTAAAAAGTTCATCCTCTAGTCTACCAATCAAGCTTCTGCGGTCAGTTTAGCTCCGCCCCCTTTGGTACCCTTTGCTAGGTACGGCTTATCTAAAAGTGGTACAGTACGGTTCGCTTTACAATGAAAACGGACATAATTCCATACCGTAGCGCTCAGTGGAAACGAGCCGTAAGAAAATCTTACTTTCAAGTTGGGCTTTTATTTGTTATGACTTAgttatgctttaaataaaaacgaaaggggagtaaaataattgtataataaataatcaccCAACAACgacttttatcttttaaaagcacttaaGTCAAACATGAATTTCCTCACTTTTAAAGGGAGCGTTGAAAAACTTCAGCTTCGTCATCCACGaatgcttctttttaaaaacaaatataagtcctctttaaaaatgttttgctagaGCTTTATAAAAGTCAGtgggagaaaaacaaacaagtattCTTTGAATCAAGCCTAAAAAGCAACATAATAAGTGActtgaaatgacttttcacATCCTCAGTTGTAAATGTGGCATCTGAAGTCGATCAAAGACCAAATGTTAtggatgtttaaaatgttgttagaCACCAATTCTACCTTTTTACATAGAGACTGAGACTAGCTTTTCTATGACCCTGTTATAACTAAGTAATAACTTTGCCCCCGTgacacataattaaataaaatcaatgtaaataaatactgtttacGAAATATGTTTCCTTTCTGTTGGCTGATGagctctttttttgtatttttaattaaattttatttgggtttgtactgtttttaatgtatttaatgagttgtttaactgatttatttaaacatgtaGCACCTGTCTGGAATTTTGTGGAATTGATCAAAATTAGTAGCATCCACTCCACTCGCTTTAAATGACCGAGCCTGTGATAATaggattgattctgattggatgTCGATGTTTTGATCAACTGGAAAAAGGTGATTCCACTGATATCATTTCTATACTTGAATATGGCAGTTGTTGGGTTGGTTCCCGACCTTTCCCTTGCCCCGTTTTTAAGCGCATTCCCCTTCGAGTGGACAAGGGAGGTTTATGCAGAAAAGACCCGCATCCCATTGATTTTCTGTGCCTCAAACCGATGTGGTTTCTCTTACAGAAGCTCCAAAGTCTTGTCCAGCCAAACTCCGCATCATTCTTCAAGACCATGACATTCGCAAACTGGACTTGCCTCAGGGAATCCCTGGGACTGTGAGCGAACTCGAGTCTATTGTGAGGAAGACGTTTGGCCTCAACGGGAACTTTACTTTGCATTATAAGGACGCCGATTTCGGGGAGGAGTATTTTTCTCTTACCTCAACAAGCGACATCAAGGACAAGGACACGCTTAAGGTGATTCACATTGTTGAACCGCCCACACTTACTCTGACTTTTACCGATGTGGAGAACTCCATTAAAAGCGCATCTAAGACCTGCATCCAAACCTCGGTCCACACTTCAGTGACCGACATTTACCCTTCAATCAGCGGTTCCTTTTCCGAATCGCAGAATGCGCTGATTCTTCCGTCGCCCGAACACAAGACTCAACGTTCGCAGCGCTGGCCCGCCGAATTCTCAGTGCCTCGCTTCGCCTACGATACAGAACTTGTGCTTGCGGCGGGAAGCGAAGCTTTCAAGAAGGATGGAATTCAGCTCAACTTTACACCAATCCTTCCAGACATTCTGGAGAAACTGGCTGAAACCATCTTTCAGTACGTGGCCTACCCAACAAGCGCGCAGCTCTCTGACGTTGCCGAGGCGCTGGTTCAGAAGTATCCCTGCCTCAAAGAACCAGGCTCGTATAACGGATGCTATGGATGGAAACaaagactaaaatataaaatgggcAACTACAGGGCGAAACTGAGAGGGCTCGGGTGCCCCGAACTTGACGTTAACTCTATTAAAAAGAAGCGGGCGCATGAAAAAGCTCcggcaaaaaatattaaaaagccaAGAAAGGCAGAGGTGAACTTTTTACCCCCTCACCCGCAAGGAGAGACCGAAGAAAGCTTGGAAAAT from Puntigrus tetrazona isolate hp1 chromosome 4, ASM1883169v1, whole genome shotgun sequence carries:
- the si:ch211-166e11.5 gene encoding uncharacterized protein si:ch211-166e11.5, encoding MDKNLWSKRMRFMRRAVKKMAFIKVESEDMMIEEAFRVKHEDAEQLTEAPKSCPAKLRIILQDHDIRKLDLPQGIPGTVSELESIVRKTFGLNGNFTLHYKDADFGEEYFSLTSTSDIKDKDTLKVIHIVEPPTLTLTFTDVENSIKSASKTCIQTSVHTSVTDIYPSISGSFSESQNALILPSPEHKTQRSQRWPAEFSVPRFAYDTELVLAAGSEAFKKDGIQLNFTPILPDILEKLAETIFQYVAYPTSAQLSDVAEALVQKYPCLKEPGSYNGCYGWKQRLKYKMGNYRAKLRGLGCPELDVNSIKKKRAHEKAPAKNIKKPRKAEVNFLPPHPQGETEESLENERVELLNEVKRGLNYQIISEKMAKTFSIRRQEIVSQATPINDLKYRWPALFDAAQINEEFTRITTVDLEATFMAKLDQYSPKIMSLVFSRGRSSKTSIQRIKNMLLEDYSLERRREAAIRSLVIYLRENEEDLFIEHTDAGDIANEVMKIIITRGSTISEPASASIVIEGTEVQQDLDVPRACALLMGLIYALNLSYPKELRNTFEAFQKIFLELDDMKACPKNNVWTGLLFWSRDVTSHGRATLLMRQNYRSNTEDHSLRNESL